The genomic stretch AGCAGAGTCTGGCTTTACGGTAACGATACCTCCGCACAGGAGGTCTGGACCAGGGACATGGAAGCTGTATACCTCGATACCCCCCTGGTTATCGATGCATTCCGACAGGATCACTTTACCGGGCTCACCCTGGAAGCCAACAGCGTCCTCAAGGGCCTTCCGGGGGACGAGCGAATCAAGGAGATCGCCTTCATAATAAACGCCCGCAACGCGGTGGCGACCTCAAAAAGGTTTGCCGCCCGGGTTTGTGTGGAAATTCCCCTCTTTTCCGACAGCGCATCGGAGATCAGCCAGTACGCCAGACGACTGTACCAGGTATGCCCGGAACATCTCCTTCCGGCATTACCCTACAGTTCCGAAGGTATCACGGCTGCTGCTGAACTGCAGAAAGCAGGAATACCGATTATAGTTCGCACAGAATACAGCCCGCAGCAGGTAAAAAACTCGATCCTCCATGCCTCCCCGAATTATGTAGCCCTTGGGAACTTTCATGATACCCGGGAAGTCCCGATGCCCTCAGCACAGGAGCTGCAATCCCTTTTTGACCACCTTGAAAAACCGGAAAAGACAACCCTGATTGCCTGCGGAATGGACAGCGAGGAAAAAATACGGCGATTCATGGGGTTCCCGATAATCGTGGCGACACCCGAGGCTGTCAGGAATTATCAAAAAAAACCGGTCGCCGGCAAGCAGGGCGTCCCTGCACCCGAAGCAGAAACCGCCTCCGGAACCCCGGGTATGCAGAACCGGAATGAGCTGCGGGATATCGCCCTTCAGTCCCGGAACGCCTATGATGAGCTTGTACTGATAATTAGAAACGCCATTGACTCCAATTAAACTAATAATTCTAAATACTTTACTATAAATGAAAATTAGATTATTATTCCCTGAATACGGATATGAAGAAAATGGCCAGAGCAGCTGATCCAGTCACTCCTCACGCTTTTTCCGGGGACCTCTCCCTGGGAATGAGCCTTCTGCTGCTGATGGCAGGCCTCATGACGCCCCTGGGATTTCCTCTCACTCCCTGGCTAACCTATCCGGTCCTTGTTCTCCCCATGTTCTTTTTCATGCTGAACGGGCTTGTCCGCGGTACGCTGTTCAGCCTGCTGTTTCTGGGGCTCTTTTATTTTGAGGTCTCCTTTCTGCTGCCCTATTCTTCCTCCGGGGTCTATACAGTGGAGCTGCGGCTGATCTCGGCCATGATCCTGGTCAACATACCAGCCGCATGGCTGCAGCAGCGCTACAGAAACCGGGGAAACCGTCATCTGGCACGACTCCTCTATTCTGATCAGCTCACCGGCCTGCCGAATCGAAATCAGCTGATAAAGGATGTTCAGCATATTCGCACCCCCATACTGTTCCTGATCAATATTGATGACTTCAAGGAGATAAATGATGTTTTCAGTCCCAAGGCTGGAGACACGATCCTCAGGGAACTTGCAGAGCTGATTCAGTCGGTTATTCGGGATCTTCCCTGCTCATATTACAAACTGACCGCCGATGAATTTGCCCTGCTCTTCGAGAACTCCGGGGACTTTTCCACCCGGCAGCAGTTGAGCATCCTGGCTGAAACCCTGAGCAGTCGTATTGCGGCCCAGGAGTTCTCCATCGACGAAAGCGAGATACGCCTGAGGGTGAGCATAGGTATTGGTGACTCCCGCATAAACGAAAACGACAATGTTCTTGCCCAGGCAGATATGGCCCTGAAGACGGCGAAAAAGATCCATAAGCCCTACCTCTTCTTTACCCAGACCATCGATACCCGGGAGAATTACCACAAAAACATCCACTCATTGAAGGTATTGACCGAGGCCCTGGAACATAACAGGATTGTTCCCTACTACATGGCCATAATAAACAGCAACACCGGCCAACCGGAATCCTATGAATGCCTTGCACGACTCATCGATCCCGACGGCGTGGTATACCCTCCTCACTTTTTTCTGGAGATCTCAAAAAAGGCACGCCTCTACTCCCTGATTACCCGGATGGTCTTCAGAAAAGCCGCGGACTACTTTAACGATCTGCCCTATCAGTTCACCGTCAATATCTCCATGGACGATATGGATGACCCCGAAACTGTTTCCACCATTCTGGAAATCCTGGAAACCCATCCAAAACTGCATAACCGGGTGATTTTTGAGATTCTTGAGTCGGAAAGCATCAATAATTATCCCCAGGTTATGACCTTTATCCAGCTGGTAAAGACCTACGGCTGCAAAATTGCTATTGATGATTTCGGCTCCGGCTACTCCAACTTCGAGAACGTTTCCCGACTGAGGGTGGATTATCTGAAGATAAACGGCGCCCTTGTCCGCAATATCGTCCGCAGCCCGCAGAACCGCTTCATTGTTGAAAATATCCACAATTTTGCCGTCGGTCTCGGAATAAAGACTGTCGCAGAATACGTGGAAGACGAGTCCATCCTGCAGCACCTCAAGCGCATGAAGATTGACTACCTCCAGGGCTATTATTTCGGAGCTCCGGCGGAGGATATCCTGCCCGTTTCTGAAGACAGATTGCTGCAGACCCTAAAATAGGTTACCTTAACAGCATGGTAACAGAAGAAATGATCAAACAGCTGCCCAAGGTGGAGCTTCACGACCATCTCGACGGCAGCCTGCGGCCCCGGACCATACTGGAGCTCGCGGAAAAAGAGGGCGTCCAGCTGCCCGCCGCCACCCCCGAAGAGCTGGCAGCCTGGTTTCACCGGGGAGCCGACCGGAAGAGCCTCTCCCTCTATCTTGAAGGCTTTGCCTACACAACCGCCCTCATGCAGTCCAGAGAATCCCTGCGCCGGGTGGCCCGGGAACATATGCATACCCTGGCGGAGGACAACGTTGTCTACGGGGAAATACGTTTTGCCCCCTGTCTGCACCAGAAGCAGGGGTTGAACATTGAAGAGGTGGTCAAATCGGTTCTCGAAGGACTTGATGAGGGAAGCCAGGAAACCGGCGTAAAATACGGACTGATCCTCTGCGCCATGCGTCACCAGAAGGTCTCTCTGGAGATTGCCGAACTGGCGGTAGCCTTCCGTTCACGGGGCGTCGTCGGCTTCGATATTGCCGGAGACGAATTCGGGCACCCCCCCAAAAAACATCTCGACGCTTTTCAGTACATCAAGAACAGGAATTTCAATATAACGATCCATGCCGGCGAAGCCTTCGGTGTTGAATCGATCTGGCAGGCAGTGCAGATCTGCGGTGCCCACCGTATAGGACACGCCACCCGGCTGGTGGAAGATATGGTGGTTCATGGAACGAGGATCGAAAAGATGGGGACTCTCTCCTCCTACATTCTGGACAAACGCATCCCCATGGAGATCTGCCTTTCCTCCAACGTACAGACCGGCGCGGCGAAGAGCCTGGACACCCATCCTTTTCAAATCTATCACCGGAACAACTTCCGGGTCATGCTCTGTACGGACAATCGCCTTATGAGCAACACGAGCCTCAGCAAGGAGATGGGTCTGGCGGTGGAATACTACGGACTGGATATTCGGGATCTCGAAAAGCTCAGCATCAATGCCATGAAGTCCGCCTTTATCGGCTATAATGAAAGAATCGAGCTGATCTATGATGTACTCAAACCGCGCTTCGCACAGCTGCGGGAAACCATAAATCCGAACATGTAGACTCAGGGAAGGTCCCGGAGAAAACGCCCGAAGGCTTCAGCAGCCTTTTCAAGGGCAGGCAGGGCAATACGAACTTCCCGTTCTTCACCGGTCTTGGCTGCCTGTTCGGCCTTTCGGGCAATATCGGCAATTTCCAAGGCAAAGAGGTTCAGGCCTCCCCCTTTAAGGGAATGAAGCTCCCGGTGAACAAGCTTCCAGTCCTGTTTTTCCAGGGCTTTCCCGATCCGTTCCAGCTGCCCCTCGATACCGCCGGCGAATCCCTGTACCATCTGCAGCGCGGCAGCCCTGTCTCCCCCCAGGTCCCGAACCAGGGAAGCAAAATCGCAGACCATGGAGGAATCTCCCTTTTCCTGAGAAGCTTCCTCTGAAGCGCTGCCCGAACTGAGCCAGGAAGCCACATCGGATAAAAATGCCTCCCTGCGCAGAGGTTTGGTAAGGACCCCGTTCATCCCGGCCTGCCGGTACTGCCGCAGATCATCGGGAAAGGCGTTTGCCGTCAATCCTACAATGGGAGTCTCCCGGTTCGGTCCCTGCCGGATCAGGGCCGTGGCCTCCAGTCCGTCCATCTCCGGCATTTGAACATCCATGAGTATAAGATCGAAAAAGCGCTGCTCTGCCAGTTCAACCGCTTCTCTGCCGTTCAGTGCCTCGGAAACCTGGCACCCCACCGACTCCAGGTGACTCCGGGCGATAACCCGGTTGGGAAGATAATCCTCCACCACCAGTACCTTCGGACTGCCCTGGATCAGCTCCACACTGCCAGGGGAAGCATTTTTCGCATCAGGGAACCCGTCTTCCATCGGGACACGGCAGGGCAGGGTAAACCAGAAGAGAGAACCGAATCCAATTTCACTCTCCAGGCCTATCTCCCCTTTCATGAGGGTAACAAGCTGCTTGGTTATCGTTGTGCCAAGTCCCGTTCCGCCGTAAAGACGGGTTCTGCTGGTGTCACCCTGCTCGAAACTGTCAAAAATGGTTTCCGCCTGTTCCCGGGGGATACCGATACCTGTATCCGCAACGGAGAATTTCAAAACAAGCTCCCGGTTCCCCGGCCATTCCTCGACCGCCACGGAAACCCTGATCCCTCCGCGGGAGGTAAACTTCACGGCATTGCTGACAAGATTATCCAGCACCTGGCGCAGCCGGAAAGAGTCGGCTTCTATCAGCTCCGGGACATCGTTGCCCTCTTCCACCTGCAGATAGAGCCCCTTATCGGCGCAATGGACGGCGAAACTGTTTTCTATGCTTTGAAGGAATTCCTTCAGATTGAAGGTTGCCGGATCAAGGGAAATTTTCCCCGCCTCGATCTTTTCGATGTCCAGAAGCTGGTTTATCAGGGTCAGGAGTCGTTCAGACTCTTCAAGAACAATATCCAGGTTTTTCTTCTGGTCATGGTCGACTCGCCGGCTGATCATCTCACTGAAACCGATGATACAGTTCAGGGGGGTTCGCATCTCGTGGCTGATATTCGCAAGAAAACGGCTCTTTGCCTGACTGGCGTGCCTGGCGGCTTCCATGGCATCGTGGAGATCGGTATTGGCCCGCTGCAGCTCCCGGGTACGATCCATGACCTTCTGCTCGATCATTTCGGAGTAGCGTTCCAGTTCGCTGTGAAGTCGCATGGAGCGCATCGCAAGGGAGGCAAAGACCCCCATATCGAAGGTAAAGATGGCGATTCCCTGAATCCACCAGATGGGATAGATCCTCAGCATCATATAGATGATGTCATGGGCACCGATCAGCCCGCCCAGGTATACCCCGATCAGCATGGGCAGGGTATCCGGAACACCCCTGCGGAATGCCCCGGTGGTAATGACGGCCATGAGAATAATCTGAAGACTGACAAGAAAGAGGGACCAGGAGAAAATTATATCCACCATCAGGGTGGTTTTACCGAAGAAGAAAATCCCGAGAAAGGAAAAAATGCTGAAGGTCCAGAAATACGGCATCTGCCGCTTCAGACCCGTTGATTCCAGATAGCGGGCCACAAAGGATGTCATCAGGGTTACCGACGGAAAGAAGATCGCCTTGGAGAATGCGAAGAAGGGAGTAAAGGGGAGCTGGGGAAAGGAGTACCCCAGGCGGATCAGATAGATAGTGAAGCCTACATTTACCAGGGCGAAAATAAGATTATTCCGTTCCTTGGGACGTACGAAAAACTGCATAAAGTAGAAAAAGGCCACAAAGAGGGAAAGAAATGAGAGGTACCGGTACAGATCGACATTGATAAAATTGACCAGTCCCTCGTAGAACCGGTAATCCTCACGGAAACCCAGGGTGGGAGGAGTAATAACAGTCCGGTCCGCCTCGGGACTGTAGAGGATATCAATCCAGTTGCCCTCGTCATAACGGAGGACCCCCTTCGGTATGGGAGCGTTGACTCTGCGGGCTTCATGGTAGTGGTAATCCGGAGAAAAACTCCCGTGGGTGAGAACCTCAATACCGTTTATTCGTACCCGCACGGCTCCCCAGCGTTTTCCCATCAGAACAAAGAGCTCTTCGCCCTTTAGTTCCGGAGGAATAGAAAACTCCCGGACAAGGTGGAATACAGGGTAGCGCCGTCCGCCGGGCTCAGGTTCCGCAGGAAGTTCAATCTCCTTCCATTCGGAAAAACCTCCTCCCTCGGACAGCTCCGGCAGTCCCACCTGAGACTCACAGCGAATGCTCCAGGACCCCTCAAGCACCGTCGGGCCTTCGGTATTCAGATGTACCGGAGGATCGGAATAGAGGGGAACAAGAAAGCAGAGAAGGAGAATGGGGAGCCGGAGAAAAACCATCATGTAGAGAATATCCGATGTATCGACGAAAAGCCATAGAACATGCTAATAAACATATATGCAGATACCAGTTTCACTGCTGATCGCCCTTGGGGTTCAGCAGTTGTGCCAGCTTATCAAATTCGTCTCCTGTTCCATCAGGGACCGGCACCTGAGTCCCCGGTACTTTTTTTCCTCCGGCGGTATGCCCTCCGCTCATTCCGCTTTTGTTACCGCCCTCTGCGTTGCAGTCGGGGTGCGCAGCGGTATCGGGTCAGAGGTTTTCTCCGCAACCCTGGTACTCGCCTTTATCGTCATTCATGACGCCCTGCGGGTCCGGGGGACCCTGCAGCAGGTTATCCACATCATCAAGAAGGATCATCCGGAAGAAGGAGGTCCTGCGGCTCGACTGCCGGAAACCATCGGCCACGATGCCGCGGAGATCGCCGCGGGAATCGTCCTGGGAATCATCCTGGCGCTTCCTCTGGCATTTTTCTCCCTGAGATTTGTCCCGGGGAGTACCGGGAATCCCTTGTAGACGGTCCCTTCAGTAGCTTCCGTAGGTGCTCGTCTTCCGGAGGATGATTTTACAGCGCATCTTTGCGGCGTAGCGTCCGGCGACAATACTGACACTGGGGGTATCGATAAGCAGGAGCTCTCCTTCCAGACGCATCGGCTTGTTGCGCATCCGCGGCCGGGCGTATTCCCGGACCGCCTCCTTCAGGGCCCTGTGATAGGCCTCCATCTTTCCCTCATGCCCCAGGACCGCCCGTTCTTCTCCGTAGCCCATAACGCTGGGGATGGCCGCGCTGAGCCAGCCGCTGATCCTGAGGTATTCTTCCCGGCCGGGATAGTAGCGATAGAGCAGCATTGCCCTGCTGCCCCGGCCCCGTACGTCCACGGGAACAAGGGCCTCCCGGGGAATCAACGAGGTGGGCTCAAGGATAAACTCTTCGCCGATGCCCCGTTCCCTGTCCAGAGGACGATACGAGAAGGTATAACCGTAGACCATTCCGGAGAGTAGAAACCGGGCTTCCGCATCGGCCAGTTTCCGGGCCTCGGCGAAGGCCACCGGATCAAGATCTCCGGCAGCGCTGTCCAGTTCGATCCAGATGTCCGCCTCGACGGGGGGATACTCCTGGGCACCGAGGGCCTGAAAAACCAGGCAGAAGAGAAGACAAAGCAGCGACTTGGAAACACCGCTGCCTCCGGGACTCCGGTTGGACTGCATCAGCGCCAGTATCCGCCCCGTCCGCTGCCGCCGCGAAAAACATCCAGGGGGTTGATTCCCAGGCGCAGGACAAAGTAGAGAAAAGCAAAACCGAAGCCGGCGAGGTGGGTCATATGGGCTATGCCGGAGTTGACACTGACAACCTGGGAGAATATTTCGATTGCAGTGTATCCGATTACCAGATGGGTCGATTTGACCGGGATAATACCCATTATGAATATCCTGGCATCAGGATAATAGATAGCAAAGGCCAGGAGCACGGCGAAGACCGCTCCGGAAGCTCCCAGCAGAACAGTGACGGTGCCGGAGATATAGAAAACAAGGAACGAGAACACCCCTGCGAGCACCCCCGTTACCATGTAAAAGAGGACAAATTCGTAGCTGCCCATACGGTGTTCCACCT from Marispirochaeta aestuarii encodes the following:
- a CDS encoding transaldolase family protein gives rise to the protein MIEFRDPVAEHIKAFILDETAMEIDNRDYPSDPVWREYRETGSRVWLYGNDTSAQEVWTRDMEAVYLDTPLVIDAFRQDHFTGLTLEANSVLKGLPGDERIKEIAFIINARNAVATSKRFAARVCVEIPLFSDSASEISQYARRLYQVCPEHLLPALPYSSEGITAAAELQKAGIPIIVRTEYSPQQVKNSILHASPNYVALGNFHDTREVPMPSAQELQSLFDHLEKPEKTTLIACGMDSEEKIRRFMGFPIIVATPEAVRNYQKKPVAGKQGVPAPEAETASGTPGMQNRNELRDIALQSRNAYDELVLIIRNAIDSN
- a CDS encoding bifunctional diguanylate cyclase/phosphodiesterase, whose product is MARAADPVTPHAFSGDLSLGMSLLLLMAGLMTPLGFPLTPWLTYPVLVLPMFFFMLNGLVRGTLFSLLFLGLFYFEVSFLLPYSSSGVYTVELRLISAMILVNIPAAWLQQRYRNRGNRHLARLLYSDQLTGLPNRNQLIKDVQHIRTPILFLINIDDFKEINDVFSPKAGDTILRELAELIQSVIRDLPCSYYKLTADEFALLFENSGDFSTRQQLSILAETLSSRIAAQEFSIDESEIRLRVSIGIGDSRINENDNVLAQADMALKTAKKIHKPYLFFTQTIDTRENYHKNIHSLKVLTEALEHNRIVPYYMAIINSNTGQPESYECLARLIDPDGVVYPPHFFLEISKKARLYSLITRMVFRKAADYFNDLPYQFTVNISMDDMDDPETVSTILEILETHPKLHNRVIFEILESESINNYPQVMTFIQLVKTYGCKIAIDDFGSGYSNFENVSRLRVDYLKINGALVRNIVRSPQNRFIVENIHNFAVGLGIKTVAEYVEDESILQHLKRMKIDYLQGYYFGAPAEDILPVSEDRLLQTLK
- a CDS encoding adenosine deaminase, coding for MVTEEMIKQLPKVELHDHLDGSLRPRTILELAEKEGVQLPAATPEELAAWFHRGADRKSLSLYLEGFAYTTALMQSRESLRRVAREHMHTLAEDNVVYGEIRFAPCLHQKQGLNIEEVVKSVLEGLDEGSQETGVKYGLILCAMRHQKVSLEIAELAVAFRSRGVVGFDIAGDEFGHPPKKHLDAFQYIKNRNFNITIHAGEAFGVESIWQAVQICGAHRIGHATRLVEDMVVHGTRIEKMGTLSSYILDKRIPMEICLSSNVQTGAAKSLDTHPFQIYHRNNFRVMLCTDNRLMSNTSLSKEMGLAVEYYGLDIRDLEKLSINAMKSAFIGYNERIELIYDVLKPRFAQLRETINPNM
- a CDS encoding ATP-binding protein, with product MMVFLRLPILLLCFLVPLYSDPPVHLNTEGPTVLEGSWSIRCESQVGLPELSEGGGFSEWKEIELPAEPEPGGRRYPVFHLVREFSIPPELKGEELFVLMGKRWGAVRVRINGIEVLTHGSFSPDYHYHEARRVNAPIPKGVLRYDEGNWIDILYSPEADRTVITPPTLGFREDYRFYEGLVNFINVDLYRYLSFLSLFVAFFYFMQFFVRPKERNNLIFALVNVGFTIYLIRLGYSFPQLPFTPFFAFSKAIFFPSVTLMTSFVARYLESTGLKRQMPYFWTFSIFSFLGIFFFGKTTLMVDIIFSWSLFLVSLQIILMAVITTGAFRRGVPDTLPMLIGVYLGGLIGAHDIIYMMLRIYPIWWIQGIAIFTFDMGVFASLAMRSMRLHSELERYSEMIEQKVMDRTRELQRANTDLHDAMEAARHASQAKSRFLANISHEMRTPLNCIIGFSEMISRRVDHDQKKNLDIVLEESERLLTLINQLLDIEKIEAGKISLDPATFNLKEFLQSIENSFAVHCADKGLYLQVEEGNDVPELIEADSFRLRQVLDNLVSNAVKFTSRGGIRVSVAVEEWPGNRELVLKFSVADTGIGIPREQAETIFDSFEQGDTSRTRLYGGTGLGTTITKQLVTLMKGEIGLESEIGFGSLFWFTLPCRVPMEDGFPDAKNASPGSVELIQGSPKVLVVEDYLPNRVIARSHLESVGCQVSEALNGREAVELAEQRFFDLILMDVQMPEMDGLEATALIRQGPNRETPIVGLTANAFPDDLRQYRQAGMNGVLTKPLRREAFLSDVASWLSSGSASEEASQEKGDSSMVCDFASLVRDLGGDRAAALQMVQGFAGGIEGQLERIGKALEKQDWKLVHRELHSLKGGGLNLFALEIADIARKAEQAAKTGEEREVRIALPALEKAAEAFGRFLRDLP
- a CDS encoding rhomboid family intramembrane serine protease, giving the protein MSVPFYKKRLPFVYTNAALTLIIINVGVFFLNYAIPETRVLLAMVPPWIVSRGYIWQFVTYMFTHADMSHILFNMLGLFFFGVQVEHRMGSYEFVLFYMVTGVLAGVFSFLVFYISGTVTVLLGASGAVFAVLLAFAIYYPDARIFIMGIIPVKSTHLVIGYTAIEIFSQVVSVNSGIAHMTHLAGFGFAFLYFVLRLGINPLDVFRGGSGRGGYWR
- a CDS encoding divergent PAP2 family protein — encoded protein: MQIPVSLLIALGVQQLCQLIKFVSCSIRDRHLSPRYFFSSGGMPSAHSAFVTALCVAVGVRSGIGSEVFSATLVLAFIVIHDALRVRGTLQQVIHIIKKDHPEEGGPAARLPETIGHDAAEIAAGIVLGIILALPLAFFSLRFVPGSTGNPL